A genomic segment from Syngnathus scovelli strain Florida chromosome 3, RoL_Ssco_1.2, whole genome shotgun sequence encodes:
- the c3h2orf68 gene encoding UPF0561 protein C2orf68 homolog, which produces MSDEMDIFRDEEAHDLKYKRAGRLDMSHGFLHHIRRNQIARDDYDREVKLAKESQRRRHTTTPQRPRRPDIQVYHPRQRHESEPQASTEAEEWNESGSSTETEMQGTELFWLDYQADSGTVTSFLVHKDDKPARVVERVAEKNALDSAMRAVLEVRIRKEMDKRRDKR; this is translated from the exons ATGTCTGATGAAATGGATATTTTTAGAGACGAAGAAGCACACGACTTGAAGTACAAACGCGCGGGGCGTTTGGACATGAGCCACGGCTTCCTGCACCATATCCGCAGGAACCAGATTGCCAG AGATGACTACGACAGAGAGGTAAAGTTAGCCAAAGAATCTCAACGACGAAGACACACCACAACTCCTCAACGACCAAGGCGCCCTGACATTCAGGTTTACCATCCCAGACAAAGAC ATGAATCTGAACCTCAGGCGAGCACCGAGGCCGAAGAGTGGAATGAGAGTGGCTCAAGTACTGAGACAGAGATGCAGGGAACTGAACTCTTTTGGCTTGACTATCAGGCGGACTCGGGGACTGTCACATCCTTCCTTGTGCACAAG GATGATAAACCAGCGAGAGTGGTAGAACGCGTTGCTGAAAAGAACGCCCTGGATTCGGCCATGAGGGCGGTCCTGGAGGTTCGGATTCGAAAGGAAATGGACAAAAGAAGAGATAAACGCTGA